Proteins encoded in a region of the Streptomyces akebiae genome:
- a CDS encoding STM4013/SEN3800 family hydrolase, producing MNEVVGRDDLLLLTLDTLRYDVAVRLVREGRLPNLAARLPGGMWEKRHAPGSFTYASHQAMFAGFLPTPAAPGPHPRLFAGRFAGSETTEGRTFVFDSPDLVSGLAAHGYRTVCVGGVGFFNKQGALGSVLPGLFQESHWEPEFSVASPTSFESQVARAERVVSELPVDQRLFLFLNVSALHQPNWFHLPGATREAGDSLATHAAALEYVDRHIGRLFAAMSSRRRCFAVVCSDHGTTYGEDGYTGHRLGHEAVWTVPYSHFFLEPSA from the coding sequence ATGAACGAGGTGGTGGGCCGGGACGACCTGCTGCTGCTCACCCTCGACACCCTGCGGTACGACGTGGCGGTGCGGCTCGTGCGGGAGGGCCGGCTGCCGAACCTGGCCGCCCGTCTGCCGGGCGGCATGTGGGAGAAGCGGCACGCGCCCGGCAGTTTCACCTACGCCTCGCACCAGGCGATGTTCGCGGGGTTCCTGCCCACCCCGGCGGCGCCCGGACCGCATCCCCGGCTCTTCGCGGGCCGGTTCGCCGGCAGTGAGACCACCGAGGGGCGCACCTTCGTCTTCGACAGTCCCGACCTGGTCTCGGGGCTCGCCGCGCACGGCTACCGCACGGTGTGCGTCGGCGGTGTCGGGTTCTTCAACAAGCAGGGGGCGCTCGGCAGTGTCCTGCCGGGCCTGTTCCAGGAGAGCCACTGGGAACCGGAGTTCTCCGTGGCGTCACCGACGTCGTTCGAGTCGCAGGTGGCCCGCGCCGAGCGGGTCGTGTCCGAACTCCCCGTCGACCAGCGGCTGTTCCTGTTCCTCAACGTCTCGGCGCTGCACCAGCCCAACTGGTTCCATCTGCCGGGCGCCACCCGTGAGGCGGGCGACAGCCTGGCCACGCACGCGGCGGCCCTGGAGTACGTCGACCGGCACATCGGGCGGCTCTTCGCCGCGATGAGTTCACGGCGGCGCTGCTTCGCCGTCGTCTGTTCCGACCACGGGACCACCTACGGCGAGGACGGTTACACCGGGCACCGCCTCGGCCACGAGGCCGTGTGGACCGTCCCCTACAGCCACTTCTTCCTGGAGCCGTCCGCATGA
- a CDS encoding STM4012 family radical SAM protein produces MSVIETGPRSGAGAAGRTVTGAAVRPYQHYVYAYPHKTAYRKLPGAPRLAQLWAGESRQALSLYAHIPFCEVRCGFCNLFTRIGAPDGLTGRYLDALERQAIAVREALGDAEPVRFANAAFGGGTPTFLEAAELERLCDIAERHMGADLRAIPLSVEASPATATADRLSVLAERGTTRLSLGVQSFVPEEARAAVRPQRRSDVEAALSRIRDAAVPVLNIDLIYGIDGQTAASWRLSLDAALAWQPEEIYLYPLYVRPLTGLGRNADPELADRDWDEQRLRRYREGRDHLLAHGYEQVSMRMFRRADAPPQGPDDHACQTDGMIGLGCGARSYTSKVHYSFDYAVNMSQIRTIIDDYTTTGDFGRAVHGRAVDEDEARRRHLLQSLLQARGLPVEEYRRRFGSDPYEDFAVELDLLAARGWLADAGTDLLRLSAEGLAHSDAIGPEFFSPAVRAAMAAYELK; encoded by the coding sequence ATGAGCGTGATCGAGACCGGGCCCCGATCCGGGGCCGGCGCCGCCGGCAGGACCGTGACCGGGGCAGCGGTCCGCCCCTACCAGCACTATGTGTACGCCTACCCGCACAAGACGGCGTACCGGAAGCTGCCCGGCGCACCACGGCTCGCCCAACTGTGGGCCGGCGAGTCACGGCAGGCGCTGTCGCTGTACGCGCACATACCGTTCTGCGAGGTGCGCTGCGGCTTCTGCAACCTCTTCACGCGGATCGGCGCGCCCGACGGGCTGACCGGCCGCTATCTCGACGCCCTCGAACGGCAGGCGATCGCGGTGCGGGAGGCCCTCGGGGACGCGGAGCCGGTGCGGTTCGCGAACGCCGCGTTCGGCGGGGGCACCCCGACCTTTCTGGAGGCCGCGGAGCTGGAGCGGCTGTGCGACATCGCCGAGCGGCACATGGGCGCGGACCTGCGGGCGATCCCGCTGTCGGTCGAGGCATCCCCGGCCACGGCGACGGCCGACCGGCTGTCCGTACTGGCCGAGCGGGGCACCACGCGGCTGAGCCTGGGCGTGCAGAGCTTCGTGCCGGAGGAGGCGCGTGCGGCCGTACGACCGCAGCGGCGGTCCGATGTGGAGGCGGCGCTGTCACGGATCCGGGACGCCGCCGTCCCCGTCCTGAACATCGACCTGATCTACGGCATCGACGGGCAGACGGCGGCCAGTTGGCGGCTGTCACTGGACGCGGCCCTCGCCTGGCAGCCGGAGGAGATCTACCTCTATCCGCTCTACGTCCGGCCGTTGACGGGCCTCGGCCGGAACGCCGACCCGGAGCTCGCGGACCGCGACTGGGACGAGCAGCGGCTGCGGCGTTACCGCGAGGGCCGCGACCACCTCCTCGCGCACGGCTACGAACAGGTCTCCATGCGGATGTTCCGCCGCGCGGACGCTCCGCCGCAGGGCCCGGACGATCATGCCTGCCAGACCGACGGCATGATCGGCCTGGGCTGTGGAGCCCGTTCGTACACGTCGAAGGTGCACTACTCCTTCGACTACGCGGTGAACATGAGCCAGATCCGCACGATCATCGACGACTACACCACCACCGGCGACTTCGGCCGGGCGGTGCACGGTCGTGCGGTCGACGAGGACGAGGCGCGGCGTCGCCATCTGCTGCAGTCGCTGCTGCAGGCTCGGGGGCTGCCGGTGGAGGAGTACCGGCGGCGGTTCGGGTCGGACCCGTACGAGGACTTCGCCGTGGAGCTGGACCTGCTGGCCGCGCGCGGCTGGCTCGCGGACGCGGGCACCGACCTGCTGAGGCTCTCCGCCGAGGGGCTGGCGCACTCGGACGCCATCGGTCCCGAGTTCTTCTCGCCCGCCGTCCGGGCGGCGATGGCCGCGTACGAGCTGAAGTGA
- a CDS encoding L-threonylcarbamoyladenylate synthase — protein sequence MAKYYDVHPDNPQPRAIGQVADSIRQGGLIAYPTDSCFALGCRLGSRDGIERIRTIRQLDDRHHFTLVCENFAQLGQFVHVDNDVFRAVKASTPGSYTFILPATREVPRKLLHPKKKTVGVRIPDHRVAQALLAELGEPLVSSTLLLPDEEEPLTQGWEIKERLDYLVDAVVDSGDCGTEPTTVIDFSSGEAEIIRKGAGDTSRFE from the coding sequence ATGGCCAAGTACTACGACGTGCACCCTGACAACCCCCAGCCGCGCGCCATCGGGCAGGTGGCCGACAGTATTCGTCAGGGTGGGCTCATCGCATATCCGACGGACTCCTGCTTCGCGCTCGGGTGCCGGCTGGGCAGTCGGGACGGCATCGAGCGGATCCGTACGATCCGGCAGCTCGACGACCGTCACCACTTCACCCTGGTGTGCGAGAACTTCGCGCAGCTGGGCCAGTTCGTGCACGTCGACAACGACGTGTTCCGTGCCGTGAAGGCGTCGACCCCGGGCAGTTACACCTTCATCCTCCCCGCGACGAGGGAGGTGCCCCGCAAGCTGCTGCACCCCAAGAAGAAGACCGTCGGAGTACGCATCCCCGACCACCGGGTGGCCCAGGCGCTCCTCGCCGAACTGGGTGAACCGCTCGTCTCCAGCACGCTGCTGCTGCCCGACGAGGAGGAGCCGCTGACGCAGGGCTGGGAGATCAAGGAGCGCCTCGACTACCTGGTCGACGCGGTGGTGGACTCCGGGGACTGCGGCACGGAACCGACGACCGTCATCGACTTCTCCAGCGGCGAGGCCGAGATCATCCGCAAGGGCGCGGGCGACACCTCACGGTTCGAGTGA
- a CDS encoding STM4014 family protein gives MGVAGWTGATGAGPGPYRWAVVGNGENRRVGLFLAAAEAAGVGVPRVVEWRDVLRDGGHEFADDEVVRLDSPGENAEVDRLLRDVDDPTRVEGSATWYTRFLAAVASLRGGVRLDGPADLAVLFDKRLCHARLDAAGVPVPPSPTSGDTVTVRGWDDVRAVMREHGMPRVFVKPAHGSSASGVLAVESSAGGRLRATTSVEVAADSGPHAPPRLHNSLRVRRYSDEREIAGIVDALAADGLHIERWLPKASAQGRSADLRVLVVAGRATHAVVRTSRFPMTNLHLGGARGDLTSVVVAAGDRWRQALNTCERAAACFPDTLCVGVDLLPAIGWRRFTVGEVNAFGDLLPRLTGLPGGPAEGLDTYAAQLAAVRSAMLPTHAHHPQARKDHGSF, from the coding sequence ATGGGTGTGGCCGGTTGGACCGGTGCGACGGGCGCGGGACCGGGCCCGTACAGGTGGGCGGTCGTCGGGAACGGGGAGAACCGTCGGGTCGGGCTGTTCCTCGCGGCGGCCGAGGCGGCCGGCGTCGGTGTGCCACGGGTCGTCGAGTGGCGGGACGTGCTGCGCGACGGCGGCCACGAGTTCGCCGACGACGAGGTCGTCCGGCTGGACTCGCCGGGCGAGAACGCCGAGGTGGACCGGCTGCTGCGGGACGTCGATGACCCGACGCGGGTGGAGGGCTCGGCCACCTGGTACACCCGTTTCCTGGCCGCCGTGGCCTCCCTGAGGGGCGGGGTGCGGCTGGACGGTCCCGCGGACCTCGCGGTGCTGTTCGACAAGCGGCTGTGCCACGCCCGGCTCGACGCGGCGGGGGTCCCGGTGCCGCCGTCGCCCACCTCGGGCGACACGGTCACGGTGCGCGGCTGGGACGACGTACGGGCGGTGATGCGGGAGCACGGCATGCCGCGGGTCTTCGTGAAACCGGCCCACGGCTCCTCCGCGTCCGGTGTGTTGGCCGTCGAGTCGTCGGCGGGCGGACGACTGCGGGCCACCACCTCGGTGGAGGTGGCCGCCGACAGCGGGCCGCACGCCCCGCCGCGGCTGCACAACTCCCTGCGGGTGCGGCGCTACTCGGACGAGCGGGAGATCGCCGGCATCGTCGACGCCCTCGCGGCCGACGGCCTGCACATCGAGCGCTGGCTGCCGAAGGCGTCCGCGCAGGGCCGGTCCGCCGATCTCCGGGTGCTGGTCGTGGCGGGCCGGGCCACGCACGCGGTCGTCCGCACCAGCCGTTTCCCGATGACGAACCTTCATCTCGGCGGTGCACGGGGCGATCTGACCTCGGTCGTGGTCGCGGCGGGCGACCGCTGGCGGCAGGCGCTGAACACCTGTGAGCGGGCCGCCGCCTGCTTCCCGGACACACTGTGCGTCGGTGTGGACCTGCTTCCGGCGATCGGCTGGCGCCGGTTCACGGTGGGCGAGGTCAACGCGTTCGGCGATCTGCTGCCCCGGCTGACCGGACTGCCGGGTGGCCCGGCGGAAGGCCTCGACACCTACGCGGCACAACTCGCGGCGGTGCGGAGCGCGATGCTCCCGACGCACGCGCACCACCCCCAGGCAAGGAAAGACCATGGATCCTTCTGA
- a CDS encoding response regulator: protein MTGTSSPPGTIDVLVVDDDFMVARVHRTFVERVEPFHVVGVASTGEQAVAAVDELRPDLVLLDLYLPDGFGLDVIPRLRTAGHDCDVMVISAAREADSVRGAVRHGVVDYLLKPFEFEELRSRLQRYAAQRGRLLTTVVRGQADVDRVLAGATAPASTAGALPKGMSVETAELIEATLRAADGTLSATECATLTGISRVSARRYLEYFHSTGSADVSLRYGVAGRPERRYSWRV, encoded by the coding sequence ATGACCGGCACGAGCAGCCCGCCCGGCACCATCGACGTGCTCGTGGTCGACGACGACTTCATGGTGGCCCGGGTCCACCGCACCTTCGTCGAACGCGTCGAGCCGTTCCACGTCGTCGGCGTCGCCAGCACCGGCGAACAGGCCGTCGCCGCCGTCGACGAACTCCGCCCCGACCTCGTCCTCCTCGACCTCTACCTCCCCGACGGCTTCGGCCTCGACGTCATACCGCGGCTGCGCACCGCCGGGCACGACTGCGACGTCATGGTCATCAGCGCCGCCCGGGAGGCCGACAGCGTGCGCGGCGCGGTCCGCCACGGCGTCGTCGACTACCTCCTCAAACCCTTCGAGTTCGAGGAGCTGCGCTCCCGGCTCCAGCGGTACGCCGCCCAGCGCGGCCGGCTGCTCACCACCGTCGTCCGCGGCCAGGCCGACGTGGACCGGGTCCTCGCCGGAGCCACCGCCCCCGCGTCGACGGCCGGCGCCCTGCCCAAGGGCATGAGCGTGGAGACCGCCGAGCTGATCGAGGCCACCCTGCGCGCCGCCGACGGCACCCTCTCCGCCACCGAGTGCGCCACCCTCACCGGCATCTCCCGCGTCAGCGCCCGCCGCTACCTGGAGTACTTCCACAGCACCGGCAGCGCGGACGTCTCCCTCCGCTACGGCGTGGCCGGGCGCCCGGAGCGGCGCTACAGCTGGCGGGTGTGA
- a CDS encoding DUF6745 domain-containing protein has protein sequence MNEQASWRAVAAATGAGDRARTEAGVRLAYRGAGLPEPERIVWVRSPLAAVRLLSGAAADDGEALPATGASVRDAVRNRPVAAARARLHHRLGPTGWSDHWRATGADLWETTQPLVDRVRTGVVEALAPADRKEETRVRLLLLDAVLGQHDAAWLSAFDTAPELDGLAEVARAAGWWWPYERVAVVAERPVELHRDEAGRLDRGDGPALAFSDGFALHAWRGLPVPGEFLDRLASLTPEQIRAEENAELRRVMLEYHGYDRYLEESGAQPVHRDETGVLWRIALPGDEDVVMVEVVNSTPEPDGTSRTYWLRVPPTTTTAREGVAWTFGLSAEAYEPLRQT, from the coding sequence GTGAACGAGCAGGCGAGTTGGCGGGCGGTGGCGGCGGCCACGGGAGCGGGCGACCGGGCGCGGACCGAGGCGGGTGTGCGCCTCGCGTACCGGGGTGCGGGGCTGCCGGAGCCCGAGCGGATCGTGTGGGTCCGCTCGCCTCTGGCGGCGGTACGCCTGCTGTCGGGGGCGGCCGCGGACGACGGCGAGGCGCTCCCCGCGACCGGGGCGAGCGTCCGTGACGCCGTCCGCAACAGACCGGTCGCCGCCGCCCGCGCCCGGCTGCACCACCGGCTGGGCCCCACCGGCTGGAGCGACCACTGGCGGGCGACCGGGGCCGACCTCTGGGAGACCACCCAGCCCCTCGTCGACCGCGTCCGCACCGGTGTCGTCGAGGCTCTGGCCCCCGCCGACCGCAAGGAGGAGACCCGCGTCCGGCTGCTGCTCCTGGACGCGGTCCTGGGCCAGCACGACGCGGCCTGGCTGTCGGCCTTCGACACCGCCCCCGAGCTGGACGGACTCGCGGAGGTGGCCCGCGCGGCGGGCTGGTGGTGGCCCTACGAGCGCGTCGCGGTCGTCGCCGAACGGCCGGTGGAGCTGCACCGTGACGAGGCGGGCCGTCTGGACCGCGGCGACGGTCCCGCGCTGGCCTTCAGCGACGGCTTCGCCCTGCACGCCTGGCGCGGGCTGCCCGTCCCCGGTGAATTCCTCGACCGGCTCGCCTCGTTGACCCCGGAGCAGATCCGTGCGGAGGAGAACGCGGAGCTGCGCCGGGTGATGCTCGAGTATCACGGTTACGACCGCTACCTGGAGGAGTCCGGGGCGCAGCCGGTGCACCGCGACGAGACGGGTGTGCTGTGGCGCATAGCCCTGCCCGGCGACGAGGACGTGGTGATGGTGGAGGTCGTCAACTCCACGCCGGAGCCGGACGGCACGAGCCGCACCTACTGGCTGCGGGTGCCGCCCACCACGACCACGGCCCGGGAAGGCGTGGCCTGGACCTTCGGCCTGAGCGCCGAGGCGTACGAGCCGCTGCGGCAGACCTGA
- a CDS encoding STM4011 family radical SAM protein gives MDLTILYRGPLASCDYDCPYCPFAKRRDSTEQLRADRAALDRFTAWAREQTGDRLSVLFTPWGEGLVRSWYRRALVELSHEPHIDRVAIQTNLSCRTEWLAEADPATVALWCTYHPGQTPYERFLGKALRLAGSGIRFSVGIVGLPEHLEHARRLRAELPEQVYLWVNAAEGHTYTDEEAALWTGLDPLFPFSRHPHRSAGRACRTGSTVISVDGEGTVRRCHFVKTELGNLYDGSFRTALAPRPCPLSVCDCHIGYVHLETLPLYDVFAGGVLERVPTPAARRGIGKRVSP, from the coding sequence GTGGACCTGACGATCCTGTACCGGGGCCCGCTCGCCTCCTGCGACTACGACTGTCCCTACTGCCCTTTCGCCAAGCGCCGTGACTCCACGGAGCAACTCCGCGCCGACCGTGCGGCCCTGGACCGTTTCACCGCATGGGCCCGGGAACAGACCGGCGACCGGCTCTCGGTGCTGTTCACGCCGTGGGGCGAGGGACTGGTGCGCTCCTGGTACCGCAGGGCCCTGGTCGAGCTCTCCCACGAGCCGCACATCGACCGGGTGGCGATCCAGACGAACCTGAGCTGCCGCACGGAATGGCTGGCGGAGGCCGACCCGGCCACGGTGGCCCTGTGGTGCACGTACCACCCCGGCCAGACCCCGTACGAAAGGTTCCTCGGCAAGGCGCTGCGACTGGCCGGGAGCGGGATCCGCTTCAGCGTGGGGATCGTCGGACTGCCCGAGCACCTGGAGCACGCCCGGCGACTGCGCGCGGAGCTGCCGGAGCAGGTGTATCTGTGGGTGAACGCCGCCGAGGGGCACACCTACACCGACGAGGAGGCGGCGCTCTGGACCGGGCTGGACCCGCTCTTCCCCTTCAGCCGCCACCCGCACCGCTCGGCGGGCCGCGCCTGCCGTACCGGCTCCACGGTCATATCGGTGGACGGGGAGGGCACGGTACGACGCTGTCACTTCGTCAAGACCGAACTGGGCAACCTCTACGACGGATCCTTCCGGACGGCACTCGCGCCCCGCCCCTGCCCGTTGTCCGTCTGCGACTGCCACATCGGCTACGTTCACCTCGAAACGCTCCCCCTGTACGACGTGTTCGCGGGCGGTGTCCTGGAACGCGTGCCGACGCCGGCGGCACGACGAGGAATCGGAAAGCGAGTGAGTCCATGA
- a CDS encoding thioesterase II family protein, producing the protein MTSAVNSGPWVRRYRPAPEAAVRLLCLPHAGGSASAYHPLALALAPAADVLAAQYPGRQDRFAEPPSESVRELAERIVEAVTGDDDRPLALFGHSMGAVVAYEAALALEAAGRTPVRLFVSGRRAPSAVRVGPELHRGSDAELLRAVRRLGGTDGQVFEDEELVQLVLPALRGDYKALETYSPRPDDRLTCPVTVLTGDADPVTPVADARAWSEHTDGPTELCVFPGGHFYLNDRPREVVDVVRRHLGL; encoded by the coding sequence ATGACCTCAGCGGTCAACAGCGGTCCGTGGGTACGGCGTTACCGGCCCGCGCCCGAGGCTGCCGTGCGGCTGCTGTGTCTGCCGCACGCCGGTGGTTCGGCGAGCGCCTACCACCCCTTGGCGCTGGCTCTCGCCCCGGCCGCCGATGTACTGGCCGCGCAGTACCCGGGGCGACAGGACCGTTTCGCCGAGCCGCCGTCGGAGAGCGTCCGGGAACTGGCGGAGCGGATCGTCGAGGCCGTCACCGGCGACGACGACCGGCCGCTCGCCCTCTTCGGGCACAGCATGGGCGCGGTGGTCGCCTACGAGGCGGCACTGGCGCTGGAGGCGGCCGGCCGGACGCCGGTGCGGCTGTTCGTCTCGGGGCGGCGGGCGCCCTCCGCGGTCCGGGTCGGCCCCGAGCTGCACCGGGGCAGCGATGCCGAACTGCTCCGGGCGGTGCGCCGGTTGGGCGGCACGGACGGGCAGGTCTTCGAGGACGAGGAGCTCGTGCAGCTGGTGCTGCCGGCGCTGCGCGGCGACTACAAGGCGCTGGAGACGTACTCGCCGCGCCCCGACGACCGGCTGACCTGTCCGGTCACCGTCCTCACCGGCGACGCCGACCCCGTGACGCCGGTGGCCGACGCGCGGGCCTGGAGCGAACACACCGACGGACCGACCGAGCTGTGTGTGTTCCCCGGCGGTCACTTCTACCTCAACGACCGGCCGCGGGAGGTCGTCGACGTCGTACGGCGGCACCTGGGCCTGTAG
- a CDS encoding STM4015 family protein: MTIGSHLEEFHDLPVHRFPTSVKDPQGAARLPAPESVAWAIAVDSYDSEEAWEEAFARFLASVDTEKVRALVVGAWSDAYDNGPEEIVAALVAAKDRLPSLRALFLGDIVMEECEISWINQGDVSPLLHAFPELEEFGVRGGQGLVFPPLRHERLRRLTVETGGMPVEAVRGVAGSDLPALVELDLWLGTSEYGGDSEVSDLAPILAGTRLPALRHLALRNSEMQDDICAALAAAPVVARLDVLDVSMGVLTDDGATALLTGQPLTHLTTLDLHHNYLSAAIRDRLRDSLEAEGVQVDVDADDAESDEEEDGTVWRFVAVGE; the protein is encoded by the coding sequence ATGACCATCGGGAGCCATCTGGAGGAGTTCCACGACCTGCCGGTCCACCGCTTCCCCACGTCGGTGAAGGACCCTCAGGGCGCCGCCCGTCTGCCCGCGCCCGAGTCGGTGGCCTGGGCCATCGCCGTGGACTCGTACGACAGCGAGGAGGCCTGGGAGGAGGCGTTCGCCCGGTTCCTGGCCTCGGTCGACACCGAGAAGGTGCGGGCGCTGGTGGTGGGCGCCTGGAGCGACGCCTACGACAACGGCCCCGAGGAGATCGTCGCGGCTCTGGTGGCGGCGAAGGACCGGCTGCCCTCGCTGCGCGCCCTGTTCCTCGGCGACATCGTGATGGAGGAGTGCGAGATCTCCTGGATCAACCAGGGGGATGTGAGCCCGCTGCTGCACGCCTTCCCGGAACTGGAGGAGTTCGGGGTGCGCGGCGGCCAGGGGCTCGTCTTCCCGCCGTTGCGACACGAGCGGCTGCGGAGGCTGACGGTGGAGACCGGCGGCATGCCCGTCGAGGCCGTCCGGGGTGTCGCGGGCAGCGATCTGCCGGCCCTCGTCGAGCTGGACCTGTGGCTGGGCACCTCCGAGTACGGCGGCGACTCCGAGGTGAGCGACCTGGCGCCGATCCTCGCGGGCACCCGGCTCCCGGCCCTCAGGCATCTGGCGCTGCGCAACAGCGAGATGCAGGACGACATCTGCGCGGCCCTGGCCGCCGCCCCGGTGGTGGCCCGCCTCGACGTCCTGGACGTGTCGATGGGCGTCCTCACCGACGACGGCGCGACCGCGCTCCTCACCGGTCAGCCGCTCACCCACCTCACCACCCTGGACCTGCACCACAACTACCTCAGCGCGGCGATACGCGACCGCCTCCGGGACTCCCTGGAGGCCGAGGGGGTCCAGGTCGACGTCGACGCCGACGACGCCGAGTCGGACGAGGAGGAGGACGGCACGGTGTGGCGGTTCGTCGCGGTGGGCGAGTGA
- a CDS encoding FAD-dependent oxidoreductase, whose protein sequence is MPRPLRVAIVGAGPAGIYAADALLKSDVATEPGVSIDLYERMPAPFGLIRYGVAPDHPRIKGIITALHQVLDKPQIRLFGNVDYPTDINLDDLRAFYDAVIFSTGATADRALDIPGIDLDGSYGAADFVSWYDGHPDVPRTWPLEAEKVAVLGVGNVALDVARVLAKTADELLPTEIPANVYEGLKANKALEIHVFGRRGPAQAKFSPMELRELDHSPNIEVIVDPEDIDYDEGSIATRRGNKQADMVAKTLENWAIRDTGDRPHKLFLHFFESPTEILGEDGKVVGLRTERTALDGTGNVKGTGEFKDWDVTGVYRAVGYLSDKLPKLPWDVDSGTVPDAGGRVIEETGAHLQSTYVTGWIRRGPVGLIGHTKGDANETVANLLDDFANGRLHEPSAPAPEAVDAFLADRNVRFTTWEGWYKLDAAEKALGEPQGRERVKIVEREDMLRESGA, encoded by the coding sequence ATGCCCCGCCCTCTGCGGGTAGCCATTGTCGGAGCCGGACCCGCCGGGATCTACGCCGCCGACGCGCTGCTGAAGTCCGACGTCGCCACCGAGCCCGGTGTGTCCATCGACCTCTACGAGCGGATGCCCGCGCCGTTCGGACTGATCCGCTACGGCGTGGCCCCCGACCACCCCCGCATCAAGGGCATCATCACGGCCCTGCACCAGGTGCTCGACAAGCCGCAGATCCGTCTCTTCGGCAACGTCGACTACCCGACGGACATCAACCTGGACGACCTGCGCGCGTTCTACGACGCCGTGATCTTCTCCACCGGCGCCACGGCCGACCGCGCGCTCGACATCCCCGGTATCGACCTCGACGGCTCCTACGGCGCGGCGGACTTCGTCTCCTGGTACGACGGACACCCGGACGTCCCGCGCACCTGGCCCCTTGAGGCCGAGAAGGTCGCCGTCCTCGGTGTCGGCAACGTGGCGCTCGACGTCGCCCGTGTCCTCGCCAAGACCGCCGACGAGCTGCTGCCCACCGAGATCCCCGCCAACGTCTACGAGGGCCTGAAGGCCAACAAGGCGCTGGAGATCCACGTGTTCGGCCGCCGCGGCCCGGCCCAGGCGAAGTTCTCCCCCATGGAGCTGCGGGAGCTGGACCACTCCCCCAACATCGAGGTCATCGTCGACCCCGAGGACATCGACTACGACGAGGGCTCCATCGCCACCCGGCGCGGCAACAAGCAGGCCGACATGGTCGCCAAGACCCTGGAGAACTGGGCGATCCGCGACACCGGCGACCGCCCGCACAAGCTGTTCCTGCACTTCTTCGAGTCGCCCACCGAGATCCTCGGCGAGGACGGCAAGGTCGTCGGCCTGCGCACCGAGCGCACCGCCCTGGACGGCACCGGCAACGTCAAGGGCACCGGCGAGTTCAAGGACTGGGACGTCACCGGCGTCTACCGCGCGGTCGGCTACCTCTCGGACAAGCTGCCCAAGCTGCCCTGGGACGTCGACTCGGGCACCGTCCCCGACGCGGGCGGCCGGGTCATCGAGGAGACCGGCGCTCACCTGCAGTCGACGTACGTCACCGGCTGGATCCGGCGCGGTCCGGTGGGCCTCATCGGGCACACCAAGGGTGACGCCAACGAGACCGTCGCCAACCTCCTGGACGACTTCGCGAACGGGCGGCTGCACGAGCCGTCCGCGCCCGCGCCGGAGGCCGTCGACGCGTTCCTGGCGGACCGGAACGTGCGCTTCACGACGTGGGAGGGCTGGTACAAGCTCGACGCCGCGGAGAAGGCGCTCGGTGAGCCGCAGGGCCGTGAGCGCGTGAAGATCGTCGAGCGTGAGGACATGCTCCGGGAGAGCGGAGCGTAA